GCTGCGGTTGTGCGGACGGAAAATGGCAGTTTGCATGAGCCTGGGCTCCACTTCCCAGGCGCTGCCGTACGTATTATTGTTCTTTTGTTCAAAATCTCTGGGGGTGAATACCCGGCTTGTCTCTATATTGGATCTGAAATCGGTTAACCCGAATGATTCTTCAAGATATTTCAAAATACTGTTTTTATACAATTCCGCCTGCTGCGACCAGTCAATATCCGCCTGTAAATTGGCAACCGGACTCAGTATATACATACTCTCACAACCCTCGGGCGCCATACTGTCATCAGTGCGTGAAGGCACGTAAAGGTACAGGGAAAAATCATCCGGCAATATCTTTCGGTCAAAAATATCACGCACCAGTTCCTTGTAGCGATGTGAAAGAACCAAAGTATGATGTTTGAGTTTATCGTACTTTTTGCGCACACCTAAAAAAATCAAAAAGGCGCTCATGGAATAGTCGATGCGGTCTAAACGTTTATTATTCCATTTTCGTCGATATTGGGGGGCGATCAGTGTCCGGTAAGTGTGAATAAAGTCGGCGTTCGAGACCACGGCATCGGTTTCAAAGACATTCCCCTGAACCTGAACCCCCGCCGCCGCTCCGTTTTTGACGACAATCTGTTCGACCGGGGACTGCACATGAATCTCTCCTCCCAGATCGCTAAAGAGATCCCGAAGCGCTGATATAAACGTATACATTCCTCCTTTTGTATACCAGACACCGCCGGTTTTTTCCAGATAGGGGATCATTTGGTACACGGCCGGCGCCCGGAACGGGCTGCCGCCGATGAATAGGGGGTGAAATGAAAAAGTAAATCGGCTGTTCTGATGATGAAAATAACGTTTGGTGAATGAAAAAGACGGTAAAAGGGCGCCCAGTTTCAAAGCGCGCGGCGCAAATCCCATCATCGAGCTCCAGTTCATAAACGGTTTGGAACCCAATTTTTCACCAATCACGGCATCATGAATTTTTTTCGAAGCCAACATAAATCGATCATACGCTTCGGCATCACGCGTATCAAATTGGGCGAGTTGTTGTTTCATTTTTTCATGATCGGAGGTATAGTCAAGGTGGCGGCCGTCATGGAAATAGATCCTGTAAAACGGATCCAGTGCAATTAAATCCAGATAATCCCGCATGTCCCGGCCAGCTGCTTTATAAAGGTCCCGGATCATTTCTGGGGCGGTGATCAGGGTCGGGCCCATGTCGAATGTATATCCGTTTTCTTTGAACGGATAGGCATGACCGCCTACCTGTTCGTTCTTTTCAAAAAGTTTTACCTGAAATCCTTTGGCCTGCAATCGAATACCCAGTGACAAACCTGCGATTCCGGATCCGATAATTGCGATTGTTTTCATTCTTTCCTCAATTGTGCGAATGTCTTATCAGCAGGTCGGCGGCGTGTTTACCGGAGAGCAGCGCCAGGGGGACACCGCCGCCGGGATGTGTAGAGGCTCCGGCAAAGTAGAGTCCCTTGACCTGACGGCTTTTATTCGGAGGCCGCTTGAACGCCATATTTCGGTCGTTGGACGAAATGCCGTATATACTGCCCTTGTTGCTTCCGTATCTACTGTAAAAATCCAGTGGTGTAAACATCTGTTCGAATTTTATTTGATGCTTGATATCAAACCCATGCTTTGCAAGTTTTTGCAAGGTAACGCGGCGCATTCGGTTGATTTGTTCGGGCCAGTCCTGTCCGGCCAGAAACGGCATGTTCAGCAGCACGAACCAATTTTCATAACCGTCCGGAGCATGTGATTTATTCCGCTTACTGGTCATGGCTACGTAAATCGTTGGATCGTCCGGCGCATGCCCGGCAGAAAGCGTCTGAAATTCCTGTTGATAGTTTTTTGAAAAAAAGATATTATGATGCCCAAGCTCTTGATGCTGACCGCGTACGCCCCAGAAAAAGACCAGTCCGGAGGTAGACGGCTCAAACGATTCGAGCTTTTTGGTATATTTTATTTCCGAATCGAGTAATGTTTGATGCGCCGTCACCACATCAGCATTGCAGATAATATGGTCTGCATTAATCGTTTCTCCATTGACTTTGATGCCCTGAACGTGTTTTTGATGCAGAATTTGTTCCACCGGAGCATTTTTCACAATGTCTACACCCAGCGAGTCTGCCAGTGTTTCCAGCGCTTCGATGAGTTTGTACAAGCCGCCTTTGATGTAATAACCTCCCAGACCGTATTCAACATAGGGAATAATGTTCAAAGTGGCCGGAGCCTGATACGGATCACTGCCGTTATACGTACAGTATCGGTCAAAGAGTTGTATGATACGCGAATCCTTGAAAAACGAAGAGACGCGTTCATGAACAGTGTGAAACGCATCCAGTTTGCCGAGTTTGAACAGCATCGGCAGATTTTTCAATTTCAAGGTTTCGGACGGTTCGTGAATGGGAGTAAATAAAAAGATGTCAGCCGTCAGATCATAAAGCTGTTTGCTGTACTCGAGAAACGATTCGAACTGATCCGCGTCCCGTTCACAAAGCGGGGCCATGGAACGGTGCATGGCCGCCGGCTGAGTGAAGGCATCCAGCACGGCTCCGTCCGAGAAAAAATAGCGGCAAAGGGGATCTATGGGTTCGAACTCGATAAAATCCGCTGCATCGGCTCTGCAATACCGGAACAGGTCTTTGATGACAAACGGCATGGTGATCAGGGACGGCCCGGTATCGAACGTATATCCATTGGCTCTCAGTCGGTTCATCTTGCCGCCGAGAGATTCGGTTTTCTCAAACAGCTGTACGCTGTAACCGGAGGCCGCCAGACGCAGAGCAGCCGCAAGTCCGCCCAATCCGCCGCCAATAACGACAACTTTCATTTTATTAAAATGCTCGTTTTTTTAAAAAAATGTAAAACTGTATGCTTAGCTTTGTGCTGCTTTTTTATAAACGCGCAAGGCTCGCTCCCGGCAGGTTCGCAAATCCACCATAGGTTGGGGATAATGCGGCGCTCCGTACTCGCCGACCCAGCGTTTGATATATTCCAGCTTTTTGTCGTATTTGCGCATCTGGGTGATGGGATTAAATATCCGGAAATACGGAGCAGCATCGCAGCCGGTGCCGGCGGCCCATTGCCAGTTGCCGTTATTGGCTGCAAGGTCGTAATCCAGCAGCTTTTCTGCGAAATATCGTTCTCCCCAGCGCCAGTCGATGAGCAAAGTCTTGGTGAGAAAACCGGCGGCAATCATTCGGACCCGGTTGTGCATAAATCCGGTTTCGTTTAATTCCCGCATGCCCGCATCTACAATGGGAAACCCGGTTTCACCACGGCACCATGTCTCAAACTCTTCCGGATCATTGTTCCATTCAATGGTTTCGTACTTGCTGCGAAACGGTTGTGTTTCAACCCTCGGATAATGATGCAGGATCATCATATAGAATTCGCGCCAAATCAATTCATCGAACCAGATTTCATTGAGATGAAATCCGTCCTGCATGGCCCGGCGGATACTCTGAGAGCCGAAGCGCAAATGCGGACCCAGCTTGGAAGTTCCCTGCATTGCGGGAAAATCGCGTCTGTTGTGATAATGCCGGATGATCTCGTGCGGAATCTCTGGTGTTGAAAACGCTGTTTGAGTGGATTCGAAACCGATTTGTTCAAGCTGCGGAAATGCAAGGGGATTTGTTTTGATAAACTGGCTGAAATGAGATGCGGTGTCAAATACGTGACCAAGGAGCTTTTGGCCTATCCATTCCTGTTTCCAGCGGTTCTTGTAGGGGGTATATACCCTGTAAGGCGTCCCGTCTTTTTTGAGAATCTCGTCTTTTTCAAATATAACCTGGTCTTTGTAGGAGTGGAAGGGAATCCCGCGAGATTTTAAATACTCTGACACCGCCTGATCGCGTTTGATGGCATAGGGTTCATAATCTGTGTTTGTATAAACCGCCTTGACTGAAAATTCCGAACACAGGGTTTGGAACAGCTGCACCGGATCTCCGCGTCGAACCCAGAGCGAGCTGTTCATATCGGACAAGCGGTTATACAGATCTTGTAAAAGAGTGTGAATAAAATCGACGCGCAGATCATACGGATCCGGCAAATCCGCCAGAATATGATCATCAAACAAAAATACCGGCAGTACGGGATATCCGCTGGTCAATGCCTGCGTCAGTCCTGCATTGTCTTCGAGCCGAAGATCTCGCCGAAACCAAAATACTGCAATGTCTTGATCGACTGTCATCATATTGTACTGATATTTGTGAACACTCCACCCTATTGATTCTCAAAGGTGTATTTTTATCCCATTACAATGTAAAAGAAATAATTCAGGAATGCAATAGAAGAATTTCGCTGACCGGGACTATCTTGTGATCTGATCCAGACTGTTTTTCAGGGCGTTCCAGGCCAGTAGAGCGCATTTGATCCGGGTGGGATATTCGGATACACCCTGAAATGCGGCCAGTTCGCTCTCCGGGTCAATTTCTCCAAAGGCACCCCCATCTTTAATCATACTGGAAAATGCTTGCAGGGTTTTTTCCGCCTGCTCCAGGGTGGAACCTTTCACGGCTTTGGTCATCACAGATGCCGATGCCTGACTGATGGCGCAGCCGGAGCCCTCAAATCGGATATCCTCGATGAGATCCCCCTTAATTTTTACCGAGACCTGAATTTCATCTCCGCACATTGGATTTCTGCCCTCTGAACGGGCATCCGCTGCCTGCAATTGTCCTTTATTGTGCGGCTCTTTGTAATGCTCCAATATAATTTCCTGATACAAATCATTTAAATTCATTGAAAAAAGTTCCTTGTTTCTTCCACTGTTTGTAAAAATCGTTCAACATCATCTGCTGTGTTGTAAATATAAAAACTGGCACGCGCCATAGCGGATACGCCAAAATGCTTCATAATTAGGCTGGCACAGTGCTGTCCGGAACGTATGGCCATTTTCTTGCTGTCAAAAAACGTGGCCGCATCATGGGAATGCACGCCGTCAATGTTGAACGACAGAATGGGCAGCCGGTTGTCGCGCGGTCCGTAAACCTCTATACCTTTCATATGAACCAATTTATCAAACGCCTGGCGGACCAGGCCCGCAATATATTTTTCAATCTCTCTTCGTCCGAGGGATTCAATATAATCGATAGCTGCATTCAAACCAATCACCGCAGGAATATTTTGTGTTCCAGCCTCGAATTTCCACGGCGGATCGGCCCAGGTCGATTGTGTGTAATCCACAGAGTGGATCATAGAGCCGCCGAAATACACCGGATCCATCTCTTCCAGCAGGTGCTGTTTTGCATAAAGAATCCCGATTCCCATCGGCCCCATCATTTTGTGCCCGGAAAATGCATAAAAATCAACATCCAGCTCCCGAACATTCACAGCGGCATGCGGTACATACTGACAACCGTCTACAACCACTAACGCCCCCACGCTGTGCGCGGCCTCGATGATCGGTTCCAGGTCCACTAGGGCAGCGGTGACATTGCTGCCCTGGGTCACGGCCACCAATCTGGTTTTCGGAGTCAACTGTTGATAAAACGACTGCATATCCAGCTCGCCCTGCGGGGTCATTCCCGCAAGTTTTAGTGTCGCTCCGGTTCGCTGTGCTGCCACCTGCCAGGGCACCAGATTGCTGTGATGTTCCAGTGTGGTTGTCAGGATTCCATCCCCCGGTTTAAGAAATTTATGCGCCCATCCGTAGGCCACCATGTTCAGGGATTCCGTGGCGCCACGTGTGAACACAATCTCGGACTGATCCGCGCCGATGAATTGGGCGGCCCGCAGTCTGGCGCATTCGTATCCGGCTGTGGCTTTTTCCGCCAGCCGATAGGCGCTGCGGTGAATATTTGAATTGTATTCTTCATTGAACCGGTCCGTCGCTTCCAACACCATGTGCGGTCGCTGAGCGGTTGATGCACTGTCCAGATACACCAGCCCCTCGTTTTCCGGATGGTCAAATACCCGAAAATCTTTTTTTACTTTTTTGAGATCAACTGTAGGAGGCGTTTCAATAATCATAGGTCCTTTGTGTTGTTATGTTTACAAATTGGCTCATAATAAATTGAGTTTTAGTTTGGCTTCGTCAGACATCAGATCCGGCGACCAGGGCGGATCCCAGACCACTTGAACATCCACATCCGTTACACCTTTTATTTCCCGGAGATTCTTTTCTACTTCAACCGGCAGAGACTCTGCAACCGGACACATGGGTGATGTCAAGGTCATTTCCAGACCGGCACGGCCCTGCTCGTCGACCTGGATATCATAAATCAATCCGAGGTCATATATATTAACCGGTATTTCCGGATCAAAGATGGTTTTCAATGATTCAATGATTTCTTCCCGTATATCTTCCGGGGTTAGTTTCATTGCAAGTGTCCTTTTGATAATTTTGAATCAACCAGCCGCTCCAGCGCCTGGCGTTCCTGATTATTCTGGATTTGTTCTGTAATCTCTCCGGCAAACGCCCGGATCATCAAATTGCGCGCCGCGGCCAAAGACAATCCTCTGGAACGCAGGTAGAACAGCCCGTCTTTGTCCATTTGTCCGACCGTGCTGCCGTGAGTACAACGGACATCATCCGCAAAAATTTCAAGTTGCGGCTTGGTATCCACCACGGCGTTTTGGGATAAAAGCAGGTTTTCATTTGACTGCTTGGCATCCGTCTTTTGTGCCTGCTGACGCACATGTATTTTGCCGCTAAAAACGGCTTTTGCTTTGCCGTCCAGAATACCTTTATAAAGCTCGCGGCTGCTGCTGTGCGCAGCAGCATGATCAATCAGCGTGTGATGGTCAACCAAAGACCGGCCGCTGCTTAAAGACAGTCCGTTTAATACCGTCTCCGCGCCTTCTCCGTTCAGCTGCGCCTGGATATCGCTGCGCGCCAGACGGCTTCCAAAAGAAAATACATGCGATTTGTACACACTGTTGCGCTGCTGTTGTACGTGGGTCAGTTCTGTATGATAAGCTGATGCGCTTTCGTGCTGAATCTTGACATGATTTAATAGAGAACTCTGATCCTGATAAATTTCACTGACCGAATTATTAAAGTACCGGTGCTCGTCCGAGCTTACATAATGTTCCACAACCGTAGCCTGCGCATGACGGCCGAGAATAATCAGATTTCGGGGAAACACGGCTGCCTGACCGTCCACTTTGGTGGAATAATAAACCACATAAAGCGGCGAATCCATCACTACGGAATCGGCAATATCAATAAAAGCGCCGTCGTACATAAAGGCGGTATTCAAAGCCACGAACCCGTTGAGGGTGACCGGGGCGAGTTGAGCCGCATACGCCTCCAGCCGTTCCGGATGTTCACCAGTCGCCCTCAGCAGGTTTTTTACGGTGATACCGCTGTTTTGGGGAAGCTGCGACAGGTCTTCGCGAAAATGACCATTTTCAAAAACCAGACGCGGATGTTTTTCGTCAGCCACAAGATTGCGAACGGTATTCTTGTCAAGAGCGCCCTGATCGGCGCGCGCCACATTTCGGAATTGCGCGCGCGCAATGGGGGAGACGTCGGTGAAACGCCAGTCTTCCTGTCCGGTTGACGGAAAACCGGTCTGAGCAAACTCTTTAATACCTTCAATCCGCCGTTCATGCAGCGGACCGCGGCCTTTACCGTTTAACCCGGATTCGAATTCCTGGAACAGCTTTAAATAATCTGTGTTGATATGGGGACCGCGCATATTACACCTCCGCTGTCTGTGCCGCTTGTTTGATGTGGTCGTATCCCATTTTTTCCAGGTCCATGGCCAGGTTTTTATCACCGGATTGAACGATGCGGCCCTGATACAGGACATGAACCTGATCAGGAATCACATAATCGAGCAGCCTCTGGTAATGGGTCACCAGAATAAACGCATTGTCTGAATTTCGAAGCGCATTCACGCCGTTGGCCACGATTTTCAAAGCGTCAATATCCAGACCGGAATCCGTTTCATCCAAAATGGACAAGTACGGCTGTAGCACGGCCATTTGCAGAATTTCATTACGCTTTTTTTCTCCTCCGGAAAATCCGACGTTTACCGACCGTTTTAAAAACGCTTCATCCATGTCCACCAGCTGCATTTTTTCCCGGATCAGCTTTATAAACTGCATCGCTCCGACTTTGGTCTCACCTCGTGCCTCGCGGATTTCATTGAGCGCTGTGCGTAAAAAATAACTGGTGTTCACGCCTGGTATCTCCACCGGGTATTGAAACGCCATGAATAATCCGGCGTGTGCCCGTTGTTCAGGGGGCATGTTTAAAAGATCCTGATCCATAAATCTAATTTCACCTTCTGTTGTTGTATATTCTTCCCGGCCCGCAATGATATTGGCCAATGTGCTTTTCCCTGAACCGTTGGGGCCCATGATTGCATGGATTTCACCCGCGTTCACCGTCAAATCGATTCCTTTTAATATTTCATGACCCTCAACCGAGGCATGTAAGTTTTTTACAGTTAACATAAATGCTCTCCAAACATATTAAATATCATAATCTGAAAATTTGTTTTATCCGACACTGCCTTCCAGGCTGATGCCCAGCAGTTTTTGAGCTTCCACGGCAAATTCCATCGGCAGTTCAGCGAACACCTCTTTGCAGAATCCATTCACAATCATCGATACAGCGTTTTCAGGGGTAATGCCGCGTTGATTGCAGTAAAAAATCTGGTCTTCTCCGATTTTCGAAGTGGTGGCTTCATGCTCCATGGTGGCTGTGCTGTTTTTAACCTCGATATAAGGAAACGTATGCGCGCCGCACTGGTCGCCGATCAACAGAGAGTCACATTGGGAAAAATTGCGAGCGTTTTCTGCGTTTTTTGTAATTTTTACCTGTCCGCGGTAGCTGTTCTGGCTGTGACCGGCCGAAATTCCTTTGGATACAATGGTACTGCTGGTGTTTTTGCCGATATGGATCATCTTGGTGCCCGTGTCCGCCTGCTGATAATTATGGGTCATCGCCACAGAGTAAAATTCACCAATCGAGTTGTCACCTTCCAGCACACAGCCGGGGTATTTCCAGGTAATGGCTGAGCCGGTCTCCACCTGAGTCCAGGAGATCTTTGGAGTTTACCCCCCGACAATGTCCGCGTTTGGTAACAAAATTGTAGATACCACCCTTTCCGGTTTCATCTCCGGGATACCAGTTCTGAACCGTTGAGTATTTAATGCGTGCATTATTCATGGCAATCAGCTCGACCACGGCTGCATGCAGCTGATTCTCATCCCGCCGTGGGGCGGTACAGCCTTCCAGATAGCTGACATAGGCGTCATCTTCGGCAATGATCAAAGTGCGTTCAAACTGTCCGGTGAACTGTGCATTGATCCTGAAATACGTGGACAGTTCCATGGGACACTTTACACCTTTGGGAATATAAGCAAACGATCCGTCACTGAATACGGCTGAATTCAAGGCGGCAAAATAATTGTCATCAGGCGGCACCACCATGCCCAGATACTGTTTGACCAGATCCGGATGGTTCTGCACAGCTTCCGAAAAGGAACTGAATATAATACCCAGGTCCGCAAGCTTTTCGCGAAACGTAGTGGCCACGGACACGCTGTCCAAAACCGCATCGACAGCCACGCCGGTGAGCACTTTTTGCTCTTCGAGCGGAATGCCCAGCTTGTTATAAGTTTCCAGTATGGCCGGATCCACATCCTCAAGACTCTTGGGTCCTTTTTTGTGTTTCTTGGGCGAAGAGTAATAGACAATATCCTGATAATTAATCGGAGCAATAGACAGGTTGGCCCAGTCAGGCTGTTCCATGTTCAACCACTTGCGATAGGCGTTCAAACGCCATTCCAGCAGCCAGTCCGGCTCGTGTTTCTTGGCTGAAATCAAACGAATCACGTCCTCGTTCAGCCCCCTGCCGACGTCTTCGCTGTCTATTTCGGAAACAAATCCGTATTTGTATTTTTGTTGTGTGATATCCTTCAAAGTGTCTATTTCATGAGGCATAGAACAACTCCTTTTTATAAACTCTGCATATCTGCAAGGCTGACCTGACCAAGATAGTCACGGAAATGCTTCTGCAGAGATAAAAATCCGGGTTTTAAACGGCACTGATCCACACGTTTGCATACATGTTGATGATCAGCGCAGTCGACCAGTGTGATCGGGCCTTCCAATGCTTCAACCACCTGGGCGATAGAAATATCACCCGCCGGAACCTGCAGTTGATACCCGCCGCGCGCACCCTGCACCGATTGTATGAGCTTGTGTTTTGACAGATTCTGACAAATTTTAGCCAAAAGCGGCTGAGAAATATTATAAATTTCAGACATCTCGCGCACGGTTGCGGACTCGCCGTCCTCCAGTTCGATGAGATGCTGCAGAGCCAGTAAACCGTAGACTGTCTTTTTCGATAGTTTAAACATATTAAATAGGACTAAATTGGTCTTATATATTGAACACTAAAATAAGGATATTATTCCTGCTTGTCAATAAAAACATTGAAATGTCGTGCACGTTTACGCCGATTTCTCTCTTTTATCTGTTTGTCGGTCGTGGGGTTTGGGTGAAAAAATTCGACAATTTGTTGCGTTATCGCAATGAAATGAGTATTTTCAGATAGGAGTATTACCAACGGTTAACAAGTTTACCAAAGCCAACGGAATAATACTTTACCACCTAAAGTGGAGCACATAGATTCTCTTACAAGACTCTGTAAAAAAAACAGTTCTTTGGCATAAAATATCAATTATATTTTTATATTTTTAAAATGAAACCAGATTACTATTTATTTTTCTGTCGATAAGATGGTCCTTCCATCAGTATAATCTCCGAGTTTTAACGAGCCGGTCTGCGATGGCTTGAGCGATTACAGCACTTTGAAAGATCTCTCCCCAGCGGCCAAAGGGCAGATTGGTGGTCACGATTGTACTCGACACGTTCATGCCTGGCACTGAGCACCTGGAAAAAAAGATTTGATGACTGTTCGTCAAGCGAAAGAAAACCCAACTCGTCACAAACAAGCAGACTTGGAGTTTGATAAAATTTTAGTTTTTTTAACAACGACTGATCAGCTTGAGCGGCAATGAGGTGATTAATCATATCAATAGCTGTTGTGAAGAGTACACGTTCATTTTTCAAACAGGCTTGATAAGCTATGGTTTTTGCTAATCGGGTTTTTCCGGTTCCGGGGGCGCCAATAAAGATCACGTCTTGTTTTTTATGAATAAAATCACATTCGGACAAACGCAAAACAAGGGATCGGTTCTGTTGTCGGGAGACATGGAATTTAAAATCAAAGTCACTTGGCAAGCATTTATCAATCAAATGCGACGCTTTGATTCTGTTTTCAACAGAGCGTTTCCAGCGTGATTCGTTTTCCAGGTCAAGCAAATAATCGAGCAGCCACAGAAAGCCGTTGTTCTGCTCTTTTTCTTTTTCAAAGGCATCTTCGAGATATTCGGCCATGGTATTGAGTCGCAACTGCTGCAATTTGTGGATTGTATTTTCAATTTTTGTCATCATTGTTCCTGCTTTTTTTCAAAGTAATGGCATCATAGATTAACAGATCGGGTTCCTGTAATTGTAACTGATTGAGCGTTTCATCTTTGAGGGTAACTTTGGGGTAATATGTTTTAATATGCATTTTTTGATGCAGGATATTCTCAACATAATCGACGCCATAGGCTTTGTATTTGAGGGTTATTTCAACGGCCTCCACAACTGCTTTGGCTCCATATTGTTCTCTTAATTCCAGGAGATGACTGGATGCCCGGGAAAGGCTTTTCCCGGCCTTGGCCAAATTTTCGATGAATAGTTTGATGGGTTCACCCATTGAAAACAAGAGTTGTTCTTGTCTGGTTAACCTTGCCTTTTTACGTGTTTTCAAAAGTTCTGAAATATGGTTCGGATTTTCAATAACAGCCCGGCGTTTCCAGCTTCGCGTGTGTACAGCAACAATTTTGTTTTTATGGCCTGCCCAAATTGTATGGTTATCCGCTTTGACACTGACTGTTTTACCGGCCATCCACCAAGGCGCTGAATAATAATTTGCATCAAATTTAAACCGGCAATCGGAATGGACTTTAGCTTCTGAATGATCTCTGGTATCCGGCAATACATCCGGCAATGGACGCAGGGCTTTCGGCTGAAAACGTTCAACCGGTTTTTCATTCGTTGTTGCGTGAATACGTGTATTTGCAATGTGATCGCGCCATTTGCAGGCTTGCACATTTACATCATCCAGATCGGCAAAGGTGCGGCACGGCCAAAAGTTATAGCGAACGTAATGAACACCGCCTTTTTCTATCTTGCCTTTTGCGGATGCGTCCCTTATGCCGCACGCGTAAGGTCTGATATGAAAAGGGCGCAAGAAATGCAAATAATCTTCGTTGAACCGGATAATATCGCCGATTCG
This genomic window from candidate division KSB1 bacterium contains:
- the sufD gene encoding Fe-S cluster assembly protein SufD, whose protein sequence is MRGPHINTDYLKLFQEFESGLNGKGRGPLHERRIEGIKEFAQTGFPSTGQEDWRFTDVSPIARAQFRNVARADQGALDKNTVRNLVADEKHPRLVFENGHFREDLSQLPQNSGITVKNLLRATGEHPERLEAYAAQLAPVTLNGFVALNTAFMYDGAFIDIADSVVMDSPLYVVYYSTKVDGQAAVFPRNLIILGRHAQATVVEHYVSSDEHRYFNNSVSEIYQDQSSLLNHVKIQHESASAYHTELTHVQQQRNSVYKSHVFSFGSRLARSDIQAQLNGEGAETVLNGLSLSSGRSLVDHHTLIDHAAAHSSSRELYKGILDGKAKAVFSGKIHVRQQAQKTDAKQSNENLLLSQNAVVDTKPQLEIFADDVRCTHGSTVGQMDKDGLFYLRSRGLSLAAARNLMIRAFAGEITEQIQNNQERQALERLVDSKLSKGHLQ
- a CDS encoding SUF system NifU family Fe-S cluster assembly protein encodes the protein MNLNDLYQEIILEHYKEPHNKGQLQAADARSEGRNPMCGDEIQVSVKIKGDLIEDIRFEGSGCAISQASASVMTKAVKGSTLEQAEKTLQAFSSMIKDGGAFGEIDPESELAAFQGVSEYPTRIKCALLAWNALKNSLDQITR
- a CDS encoding SUF system Fe-S cluster assembly protein — encoded protein: MKLTPEDIREEIIESLKTIFDPEIPVNIYDLGLIYDIQVDEQGRAGLEMTLTSPMCPVAESLPVEVEKNLREIKGVTDVDVQVVWDPPWSPDLMSDEAKLKLNLL
- the crtI gene encoding phytoene desaturase family protein; the protein is MKTIAIIGSGIAGLSLGIRLQAKGFQVKLFEKNEQVGGHAYPFKENGYTFDMGPTLITAPEMIRDLYKAAGRDMRDYLDLIALDPFYRIYFHDGRHLDYTSDHEKMKQQLAQFDTRDAEAYDRFMLASKKIHDAVIGEKLGSKPFMNWSSMMGFAPRALKLGALLPSFSFTKRYFHHQNSRFTFSFHPLFIGGSPFRAPAVYQMIPYLEKTGGVWYTKGGMYTFISALRDLFSDLGGEIHVQSPVEQIVVKNGAAAGVQVQGNVFETDAVVSNADFIHTYRTLIAPQYRRKWNNKRLDRIDYSMSAFLIFLGVRKKYDKLKHHTLVLSHRYKELVRDIFDRKILPDDFSLYLYVPSRTDDSMAPEGCESMYILSPVANLQADIDWSQQAELYKNSILKYLEESFGLTDFRSNIETSRVFTPRDFEQKNNNTYGSAWEVEPRLMQTAIFRPHNRSEDVDRLYLVGASTHPGAGLPGVMMTAETTESLIVQDLNI
- the crtI gene encoding phytoene desaturase family protein; its protein translation is MKVVVIGGGLGGLAAALRLAASGYSVQLFEKTESLGGKMNRLRANGYTFDTGPSLITMPFVIKDLFRYCRADAADFIEFEPIDPLCRYFFSDGAVLDAFTQPAAMHRSMAPLCERDADQFESFLEYSKQLYDLTADIFLFTPIHEPSETLKLKNLPMLFKLGKLDAFHTVHERVSSFFKDSRIIQLFDRYCTYNGSDPYQAPATLNIIPYVEYGLGGYYIKGGLYKLIEALETLADSLGVDIVKNAPVEQILHQKHVQGIKVNGETINADHIICNADVVTAHQTLLDSEIKYTKKLESFEPSTSGLVFFWGVRGQHQELGHHNIFFSKNYQQEFQTLSAGHAPDDPTIYVAMTSKRNKSHAPDGYENWFVLLNMPFLAGQDWPEQINRMRRVTLQKLAKHGFDIKHQIKFEQMFTPLDFYSRYGSNKGSIYGISSNDRNMAFKRPPNKSRQVKGLYFAGASTHPGGGVPLALLSGKHAADLLIRHSHN
- a CDS encoding Rrf2 family transcriptional regulator, whose amino-acid sequence is MFKLSKKTVYGLLALQHLIELEDGESATVREMSEIYNISQPLLAKICQNLSKHKLIQSVQGARGGYQLQVPAGDISIAQVVEALEGPITLVDCADHQHVCKRVDQCRLKPGFLSLQKHFRDYLGQVSLADMQSL
- a CDS encoding deoxyribodipyrimidine photo-lyase, whose protein sequence is MMTVDQDIAVFWFRRDLRLEDNAGLTQALTSGYPVLPVFLFDDHILADLPDPYDLRVDFIHTLLQDLYNRLSDMNSSLWVRRGDPVQLFQTLCSEFSVKAVYTNTDYEPYAIKRDQAVSEYLKSRGIPFHSYKDQVIFEKDEILKKDGTPYRVYTPYKNRWKQEWIGQKLLGHVFDTASHFSQFIKTNPLAFPQLEQIGFESTQTAFSTPEIPHEIIRHYHNRRDFPAMQGTSKLGPHLRFGSQSIRRAMQDGFHLNEIWFDELIWREFYMMILHHYPRVETQPFRSKYETIEWNNDPEEFETWCRGETGFPIVDAGMRELNETGFMHNRVRMIAAGFLTKTLLIDWRWGERYFAEKLLDYDLAANNGNWQWAAGTGCDAAPYFRIFNPITQMRKYDKKLEYIKRWVGEYGAPHYPQPMVDLRTCRERALRVYKKAAQS
- the sufC gene encoding Fe-S cluster assembly ATPase SufC, whose product is MLTVKNLHASVEGHEILKGIDLTVNAGEIHAIMGPNGSGKSTLANIIAGREEYTTTEGEIRFMDQDLLNMPPEQRAHAGLFMAFQYPVEIPGVNTSYFLRTALNEIREARGETKVGAMQFIKLIREKMQLVDMDEAFLKRSVNVGFSGGEKKRNEILQMAVLQPYLSILDETDSGLDIDALKIVANGVNALRNSDNAFILVTHYQRLLDYVIPDQVHVLYQGRIVQSGDKNLAMDLEKMGYDHIKQAAQTAEV
- a CDS encoding cysteine desulfurase, giving the protein MIIETPPTVDLKKVKKDFRVFDHPENEGLVYLDSASTAQRPHMVLEATDRFNEEYNSNIHRSAYRLAEKATAGYECARLRAAQFIGADQSEIVFTRGATESLNMVAYGWAHKFLKPGDGILTTTLEHHSNLVPWQVAAQRTGATLKLAGMTPQGELDMQSFYQQLTPKTRLVAVTQGSNVTAALVDLEPIIEAAHSVGALVVVDGCQYVPHAAVNVRELDVDFYAFSGHKMMGPMGIGILYAKQHLLEEMDPVYFGGSMIHSVDYTQSTWADPPWKFEAGTQNIPAVIGLNAAIDYIESLGRREIEKYIAGLVRQAFDKLVHMKGIEVYGPRDNRLPILSFNIDGVHSHDAATFFDSKKMAIRSGQHCASLIMKHFGVSAMARASFYIYNTADDVERFLQTVEETRNFFQ